A part of Olleya sp. Bg11-27 genomic DNA contains:
- a CDS encoding heavy metal translocating P-type ATPase — translation MEIKVCYHCGDNCTDTTILLEEKPFCCQGCKTVYEILSESDLTCYYDMQSAPGAIPKEIEGKYDFLSQDKIIEKLVAFDDGKTQIVTLYIPHIHCSSCIWILENLNKLNPAVTLSQVNFGKKTVRVSYNTASFSLKELVLLLSSVGYEPYISLEDYKTGQENVNRSLIYKLGIAGFAFGNVMFLSFPEYFEVNEFWLEQYKHVFRWIMFAFSLPVVFYAAQDYFVSAYKAIRTRILNIDIPIALGIVVLFVRSTAEIAFDLGSGFFDSLTGLVFFLLLGKFFQQKTYSFLSFERDYKSYFPIAVTKISNGEEVPVQVYDIEKGDRLLIRNQELIPVDGIFINGNAKIDYSFVTGESETVTKQSGDKLFAGGKQTSGVIEMEAIKSVEQSYLTQLWSNDVFSKNKDDGFTSLTNAISKRFTIAVLSIAFIATIFWLFKDSSKALNVFTAVLIIACPCAIALSAPFTFGNLLRILGKKKFYIKNASVLEQLAHIDTIIFDKTGTITSNKKSDAKYEGLPLSTTEGILLKNTLRGSNHPLSRSLYDILDNNNIVTLDTFEEHLGQGIEASHTSGNIKIGSAKFVGYQNENAVLNTAVHISANNSYKGKYTFYNSYRKGLSKLFNTLKKKFDLVILSGDNEGELDNLKKLLPSKTKMLFNQKPDDKLEYIKYHQSEGAKVLMVGDGLNDAGALAQSNVGIAISENVNVFSPACDAILDATKFNQLYQYIKASKSAIKIIKWSFVLSFFYNVIGLYFAVTGQLAPVIAAILMPLSSISIVVFTTIATNWVGRKLK, via the coding sequence ATGGAAATTAAAGTATGTTATCATTGTGGCGATAATTGTACAGATACAACGATCCTTTTAGAGGAGAAACCCTTTTGTTGTCAAGGTTGTAAAACAGTTTATGAAATCTTATCAGAAAGTGATTTAACTTGTTATTACGACATGCAATCCGCTCCAGGAGCTATTCCTAAAGAGATAGAAGGAAAGTATGATTTTTTATCTCAAGACAAAATTATTGAGAAGTTAGTTGCGTTTGATGATGGTAAAACTCAGATTGTAACACTTTATATTCCACACATCCATTGTAGTTCTTGCATTTGGATTCTAGAAAATTTAAATAAATTAAATCCTGCGGTCACTTTATCTCAAGTTAATTTTGGTAAAAAAACGGTGCGTGTATCTTATAATACAGCGTCGTTTTCACTTAAGGAATTAGTATTATTGCTTAGCTCGGTTGGATACGAACCATACATAAGTTTAGAAGATTATAAAACAGGACAAGAAAACGTTAACCGAAGCTTGATTTACAAATTAGGTATTGCAGGTTTTGCTTTTGGAAATGTTATGTTTTTGTCTTTTCCTGAGTATTTTGAGGTGAATGAATTTTGGTTAGAGCAATACAAACATGTGTTTAGATGGATTATGTTTGCTTTTTCTTTACCAGTTGTATTTTATGCTGCTCAGGATTATTTTGTATCTGCTTATAAAGCCATTAGAACACGAATTTTAAATATAGATATTCCTATAGCTTTGGGTATTGTTGTTTTGTTTGTGCGTAGTACTGCGGAAATCGCATTCGACCTAGGATCAGGATTTTTTGATAGTTTAACGGGGTTGGTTTTCTTTCTATTATTAGGCAAGTTTTTTCAACAGAAAACCTATTCGTTTTTATCTTTTGAGCGCGACTACAAATCGTATTTCCCCATTGCTGTTACTAAAATTTCTAATGGAGAAGAGGTGCCTGTTCAAGTCTATGATATCGAAAAAGGAGACCGCTTATTAATCAGAAATCAAGAGTTAATTCCTGTGGATGGTATATTTATTAATGGAAACGCAAAAATAGATTATAGTTTTGTTACTGGAGAATCAGAAACGGTTACTAAGCAATCAGGAGACAAGTTATTTGCAGGAGGGAAGCAAACCTCTGGTGTTATCGAGATGGAAGCAATTAAATCTGTGGAGCAAAGTTATTTAACTCAGTTATGGAGTAACGATGTGTTTAGTAAAAATAAAGACGACGGGTTTACATCATTAACTAATGCTATTAGTAAACGATTTACTATTGCGGTGTTAAGTATTGCTTTTATAGCTACTATTTTTTGGTTGTTTAAAGATTCTAGTAAAGCTTTAAATGTCTTTACGGCAGTTTTAATTATTGCTTGTCCTTGCGCGATTGCCTTATCAGCACCTTTTACGTTCGGGAACTTATTACGAATTTTAGGTAAGAAAAAATTCTACATAAAAAACGCGTCTGTTTTAGAACAGTTAGCCCATATTGATACTATTATATTTGATAAAACAGGAACGATAACATCCAATAAAAAAAGTGATGCAAAGTATGAAGGTTTACCATTGAGTACAACTGAAGGTATTTTACTTAAAAACACTTTGCGAGGCTCTAATCACCCATTAAGTAGAAGTTTGTATGATATTTTAGACAATAATAATATAGTAACACTAGATACGTTTGAAGAACATTTAGGACAAGGTATAGAAGCGTCTCATACTTCGGGAAACATTAAAATTGGTTCCGCTAAATTTGTAGGTTATCAAAATGAGAATGCGGTACTAAATACAGCAGTGCATATTAGTGCGAACAATAGCTATAAAGGAAAATATACGTTTTATAATAGCTACCGTAAAGGGCTGTCAAAATTATTTAATACCTTAAAAAAGAAGTTTGACTTAGTTATTTTATCTGGAGATAATGAAGGTGAATTAGATAATTTGAAAAAGCTCTTACCTTCAAAAACTAAAATGTTATTTAATCAAAAGCCGGATGATAAGCTAGAATATATTAAATACCATCAATCAGAAGGGGCAAAAGTATTGATGGTGGGGGATGGTTTAAATGATGCTGGAGCTTTAGCACAAAGTAATGTGGGAATTGCTATTTCAGAAAATGTTAATGTGTTTTCTCCTGCTTGCGATGCTATTTTGGATGCTACTAAATTTAATCAACTGTACCAATATATAAAAGCCTCTAAAAGTGCTATTAAAATTATAAAATGGAGTTTTGTACTCTCTTTTTTCTACAACGTTATTGGATTGTATTTTGCAGTAACAGGACAGTTAGCGCCCGTGATAGCAGCTATTTTGATGCCGTTAAGTTCTATTAGTATTGTCGTGTTTACTACAATAGCAACTAATTGGGTTGGACGTAAATTGAAGTAA
- a CDS encoding Crp/Fnr family transcriptional regulator: MSKCEHCIVRQFNSLKTLTRDELVRVSACKTSTVIKKGDVIFKEGDALNGIYCIREGVCKLTKLSENGKEQVVKLSVKGGMMGQRSLVSGEHSNLTAIAINDMQICFIPKQEILIDLQKNVAFSMDVLKRMAQDLRESDDSIVNMAQKTVKQRLAQTLLYVEKNFATDQEGYLALTLSRDDYASIVGTATESAIRILSQFKKAGLISTKGKQIRIENEYALMHVE, encoded by the coding sequence ATGAGTAAATGTGAACACTGTATTGTCAGGCAATTCAATAGTTTAAAAACCTTAACAAGAGATGAGCTAGTCCGTGTTTCTGCATGTAAAACTAGTACAGTAATAAAAAAAGGGGACGTCATTTTTAAAGAAGGAGATGCTCTAAATGGTATTTACTGTATCAGAGAAGGGGTTTGTAAATTAACTAAACTTAGCGAAAACGGTAAAGAACAAGTCGTCAAACTATCTGTTAAAGGTGGTATGATGGGACAACGCTCTTTAGTGAGTGGTGAGCATTCTAACTTAACTGCTATAGCAATAAACGATATGCAAATTTGTTTTATTCCTAAACAAGAAATCTTGATTGATTTACAAAAAAACGTCGCTTTTTCTATGGATGTTTTAAAACGAATGGCTCAAGATTTAAGAGAATCGGATGATAGCATCGTTAATATGGCTCAAAAAACAGTAAAGCAACGTTTAGCGCAAACCTTATTATATGTTGAAAAGAATTTTGCAACAGATCAGGAGGGGTATCTAGCGTTAACCTTATCTAGAGACGATTACGCCAGTATTGTTGGAACAGCAACTGAAAGCGCTATTAGAATTTTATCTCAATTTAAAAAAGCAGGTTTAATTAGCACTAAAGGAAAACAAATTAGAATTGAAAACGAATATGCCTTAATGCATGTTGAATAA
- a CDS encoding family 16 glycosylhydrolase codes for MKLLKLVLIVIIFVSCKDGKQEKDTFSFIEQFEGHQLNQDYWNYDLGDGCPNLCGWGNNERQIYTKDNITVKDGNLIITATKDSTGYYSGKITTKNKIEFQYGSVEVRAKLPLGSGLWPAFWMLGHDIETNTWPACGEIDILEYVGKMPNQIHTTLHTPDSYGQSVNTKITTIPDIEEGFHKYRTNWTKDAISFYVDDILVYTFAPTVKNDKTWPFNKPFYIIINLAIGGNFGGPEVDDSIFPQAFVIDYVKVTSAE; via the coding sequence ATGAAGCTCTTAAAACTAGTATTAATTGTCATAATTTTTGTGTCTTGTAAAGATGGAAAACAAGAAAAGGATACCTTTAGTTTTATAGAGCAATTTGAAGGCCACCAATTAAATCAAGACTATTGGAATTATGACCTAGGTGATGGTTGTCCTAATTTATGTGGCTGGGGTAATAATGAACGACAAATATATACTAAGGACAATATCACTGTAAAGGATGGAAATCTTATAATAACAGCCACTAAAGATTCAACAGGATATTATTCTGGTAAAATAACGACCAAAAATAAAATTGAATTTCAATACGGATCAGTAGAAGTCCGAGCTAAACTGCCTCTGGGATCAGGGTTATGGCCAGCATTTTGGATGTTAGGTCATGATATAGAAACGAATACTTGGCCTGCTTGTGGAGAAATTGATATTTTAGAATATGTTGGTAAAATGCCAAATCAAATTCATACCACACTGCACACGCCTGATAGTTATGGGCAATCTGTAAATACAAAAATCACGACTATTCCAGATATAGAAGAAGGCTTTCATAAATATAGAACTAATTGGACCAAAGATGCTATTTCATTTTATGTCGATGATATTTTGGTATATACGTTTGCTCCTACAGTTAAAAATGATAAAACATGGCCTTTTAATAAGCCTTTTTATATCATTATAAATTTAGCTATTGGCGGAAATTTTGGAGGTCCAGAGGTGGACGATTCAATTTTCCCTCAAGCCTTTGTTATTGATTATGTAAAAGTGACAAGTGCAGAGTAA